In the Alteromonas sp. M12 genome, one interval contains:
- a CDS encoding acyltransferase gives MLSFIPAFLMFPIHFALQILNLGFWAALIIILGVIKFILPFKWVASLLSPMMHFMMFAFGVVSVKLIRLTNNVQWDCSVEGELSKDSWYLMMPNHLSYLDIILLIEFAASRIPAPKFFLKKELIWLPFVGLGAWALGMPFMQRYSREFVEKNPHLKGKDIETTRRYCKKFQSTPTTVINFVEGSRFTPEKQRAKSSQYQHLLPPKAGGVAFTLAAMGDQFTNILNVTILYPENNQHPMMDMLCGNLTRIVVHIDVLPVADDVIGDYFNDAEFKGRFQIWLNDLWASKDKFISQLGSSK, from the coding sequence ATGTTAAGTTTTATCCCTGCTTTTTTGATGTTCCCAATTCATTTTGCATTACAAATACTTAATCTTGGTTTTTGGGCAGCGTTGATTATTATTTTGGGGGTAATTAAGTTTATACTCCCATTTAAATGGGTAGCATCACTGCTCAGCCCAATGATGCATTTTATGATGTTTGCGTTTGGGGTGGTTAGTGTCAAACTCATACGACTGACCAACAACGTCCAATGGGACTGTTCTGTAGAAGGGGAGTTGAGCAAAGACAGCTGGTATTTGATGATGCCAAATCACTTAAGCTATTTAGATATCATTTTATTGATTGAGTTTGCCGCATCGCGGATCCCCGCCCCCAAATTTTTCCTCAAGAAAGAACTCATATGGTTGCCCTTTGTTGGTTTAGGAGCCTGGGCCCTTGGCATGCCTTTTATGCAGCGCTATAGCAGAGAGTTCGTGGAGAAGAATCCCCACTTAAAAGGCAAAGACATTGAAACCACCCGTAGATACTGTAAGAAGTTTCAAAGCACACCAACTACGGTAATCAACTTTGTTGAAGGATCAAGATTCACACCAGAAAAGCAGCGGGCTAAATCCAGCCAGTACCAACATTTACTTCCCCCTAAAGCCGGAGGTGTAGCTTTTACATTAGCGGCTATGGGCGACCAATTTACTAATATCTTGAATGTCACCATTTTGTATCCTGAAAACAACCAACATCCAATGATGGATATGCTGTGCGGCAATCTTACCCGCATAGTTGTGCACATTGATGTACTCCCCGTGGCGGATGATGTTATTGGAGACTATTTCAACGATGCGGAGTTTAAAGGACGGTTCCAGATTTGGCTAAATGATTTGTGGGCCAGTAAAGATAAATTCATATCACAATTAGGTAGCTCGAAATAA
- a CDS encoding mechanosensitive ion channel domain-containing protein has protein sequence MLQQEKVKEWLLTNLSTIDVDITEHSWLYQTSAILLSLGLATIAFMLTRLLMRGRISRIVSLSRNNWDDELHKHGFFQRIGHIVPALVIFLLTPVLLDVSNILYAFIQKTMLIYIAVSVVWSSSALFNTIEDVYNASDLAKRAPITGFIQVAKLVVVILAVLLIISNLLNKSPLLLLSGLGAVTAILLLLFRDTILGFVAGIQIAANRMVNTGDWIELQKYGADGEVLEVGLTTVKVQNWDKTISTIPTYTLISDSVKNWRGMSESGGRRIKRAIKIDISSIKFCDAETLSEYKKIRYISDYIESKIQLLRDYHDQQHIDEQDLLNSRRLTNIGTYRAYVNAYLHHHMQLNKDMTMMVRQLPPTETGLPLEIYCFCADKNWVNYEGVQADIFDHCLAMLPVFNLRAYQRVSDK, from the coding sequence ATGCTTCAACAAGAAAAAGTCAAAGAATGGTTGCTGACGAATTTAAGTACGATTGATGTAGACATCACTGAGCATAGCTGGTTGTATCAAACCTCCGCTATTTTACTATCTTTAGGTCTGGCCACTATCGCTTTCATGTTAACCCGTTTGTTGATGCGCGGGCGTATTTCGAGAATCGTTTCATTAAGCCGAAATAATTGGGATGATGAGCTCCATAAACATGGGTTTTTCCAGCGTATAGGCCACATAGTTCCTGCTTTGGTTATATTTTTATTAACCCCTGTTTTGCTTGACGTATCCAATATTCTTTACGCGTTTATTCAAAAAACCATGTTGATTTATATAGCTGTCTCAGTTGTATGGTCTAGTAGTGCGCTATTTAACACAATTGAAGACGTGTATAACGCGTCAGATTTGGCCAAACGAGCGCCGATAACCGGCTTTATTCAAGTGGCTAAACTGGTCGTCGTGATCCTTGCTGTACTGCTTATTATTTCTAATTTACTCAATAAATCTCCCCTACTGTTACTTTCAGGTCTTGGTGCTGTTACAGCCATATTATTATTGTTATTCAGAGACACTATTCTCGGTTTTGTGGCGGGAATTCAAATTGCTGCGAACCGAATGGTGAATACGGGCGACTGGATTGAACTGCAAAAATACGGTGCTGACGGTGAAGTATTAGAAGTTGGATTAACCACAGTTAAAGTACAGAACTGGGACAAAACCATCTCAACAATACCCACTTATACGTTAATCAGTGATTCAGTGAAAAACTGGCGCGGCATGTCTGAGTCGGGCGGGAGGCGAATAAAACGCGCGATAAAAATAGATATCAGTAGTATTAAGTTCTGTGATGCTGAAACGCTTAGCGAGTACAAAAAAATCCGATATATCAGTGACTATATTGAATCTAAAATCCAGTTGCTGCGCGATTATCACGATCAACAACATATTGACGAGCAAGATTTATTAAACAGTCGCCGTTTAACCAACATAGGTACTTACAGAGCCTACGTTAATGCGTATTTGCACCATCATATGCAACTCAATAAAGATATGACCATGATGGTTCGTCAATTGCCACCAACTGAAACCGGACTACCTTTGGAAATATATTGCTTTTGTGCAGATAAAAATTGGGTAAATTATGAAGGGGTGCAGGCAGATATTTTTGATCACTGTTTAGCTATGTTACCTGTTTTTAATCTGAGAGCTTATCAAAGAGTTAGCGACAAATAA
- a CDS encoding DUF2884 family protein — MKQSVIAASILLLSGTAAANECDVSMDGQVSLINNVLTITTEANDVIKIDAGEALFVNGQRMDVNRDQERWVSEYYNGIYDAVPVAAELALDGVAIANVAVSEVLGNLLGTDSNAVDKIQEKLDQIKEKIEFNFYADDGSIHIDSANFSDGDFLGAQWQQDFEETVEEVVTASIGHLMIALGTELIFGDGDTDAFDERLDNFGQNIEQKIEARAEKLEQKADAFCMRLASIDYAENKLQNSMQELSGLNLITVKSDYKM, encoded by the coding sequence ATGAAACAATCAGTGATCGCCGCAAGTATATTGTTGCTCTCTGGCACCGCGGCCGCAAATGAGTGTGACGTTAGCATGGATGGTCAAGTTTCCTTAATAAACAACGTATTGACCATAACGACTGAAGCCAATGATGTAATTAAAATTGATGCTGGCGAAGCGTTATTTGTAAACGGCCAGCGCATGGATGTAAACAGGGACCAAGAAAGGTGGGTATCTGAATACTACAATGGTATCTACGATGCAGTCCCAGTAGCGGCTGAACTTGCCCTAGATGGTGTAGCAATAGCCAATGTTGCAGTGTCTGAAGTTTTGGGTAATTTGCTGGGAACGGACAGCAACGCAGTGGATAAGATCCAAGAAAAATTAGATCAAATTAAGGAAAAAATTGAATTCAACTTTTACGCTGATGATGGCAGCATTCATATAGATTCTGCTAACTTTTCAGATGGCGATTTTTTAGGTGCGCAGTGGCAACAAGATTTTGAAGAAACAGTGGAAGAAGTGGTTACCGCATCCATTGGCCATTTAATGATTGCCCTTGGAACCGAACTTATATTTGGTGATGGTGATACAGATGCTTTCGATGAACGTTTGGATAACTTTGGCCAAAATATCGAACAAAAGATTGAAGCCAGAGCTGAAAAGTTAGAACAAAAAGCCGATGCTTTTTGCATGCGTTTAGCAAGCATTGATTATGCTGAAAATAAACTTCAAAACTCAATGCAAGAGTTGTCAGGATTAAATCTGATTACCGTGAAGTCAGATTATAAAATGTAA
- a CDS encoding SDR family oxidoreductase, whose product MKIAIIGAGWLGLPLAQALTQSGHSIVATKRSASDVKKLQDMGVSAFQYALGDNLNSPELGNLFDVQTLILNIPPGRKSPSLTEYTNQMQALVTTAKQKGIQKVIFISTTAVYGNRDGIIYEYSPVAPHTNSGKAHVDIENWIRDLFQQNACILRLAGLVSQDRHPARSLSGRKNIENGQQAINLVHREDVISAIQKIITNNKFGQTYHLSSVEHPTRQQYYTDAATSLGLPPPEFTPVTSAPSGKRINCDLTINALELTLAYPSPYDML is encoded by the coding sequence GTGAAAATAGCAATTATTGGGGCGGGTTGGTTAGGTTTACCACTTGCCCAAGCATTAACTCAAAGTGGCCACTCAATTGTGGCCACAAAACGTTCTGCCTCTGACGTCAAAAAGTTACAGGATATGGGTGTATCAGCGTTCCAATATGCTCTGGGCGATAACTTAAACAGCCCTGAACTAGGCAACTTGTTTGACGTGCAAACTCTTATCCTGAATATACCACCAGGTCGCAAATCGCCATCTTTGACTGAATACACTAATCAGATGCAAGCATTAGTCACAACAGCCAAACAAAAAGGTATACAAAAGGTTATTTTCATTTCAACTACTGCGGTCTATGGTAATCGCGATGGAATAATTTACGAATATTCACCAGTAGCTCCGCACACCAACAGTGGCAAAGCTCATGTCGATATTGAAAATTGGATTCGCGATCTATTCCAGCAAAACGCCTGTATTCTTCGATTAGCAGGTTTGGTCTCACAAGATAGACATCCTGCACGTAGTTTAAGCGGCAGGAAAAATATTGAAAATGGTCAGCAAGCTATCAACCTTGTACACCGGGAAGACGTGATTAGCGCCATTCAAAAGATAATTACAAACAATAAGTTTGGCCAGACTTATCACTTAAGTAGTGTTGAGCACCCAACCCGACAGCAATATTATACTGATGCCGCAACGTCTTTAGGCTTGCCGCCTCCTGAATTTACCCCTGTCACCTCTGCGCCCTCAGGCAAACGCATCAATTGTGACCTCACCATTAACGCACTTGAGCTAACCTTAGCCTACCCTAGTCCATACGATATGCTTTAG
- a CDS encoding sodium-dependent transporter, producing MAADREQFGSRLGFVLAAAGSAVGIGNMVGFPVAATKNGGGAFLLIYAVFVMLICLPVMLAEMSIGRRSRMDPLNAYVKLSQNQLHWRIAGWLSIITPFMIAVFYLVITVWIFGYLFQIAMGNLDKLADPSTFTDFVKSSQLFIYMVGVLAVVYLILQGGVKQGIEKAAKVMMPALFVMLIGLVIFVLTLDNAFAGVEYYLVPDFSKIDASVVSAALSQAFFSLSLGMGIMITYGSYLDSKSDVPGSAKFVALADTGVAFIAGLLILPAVFSFNPNTNTAELSDSSVGMIFTFLPKIFLALQASIGYVGASVVAGLFFLLVFFAAITSLVSIFEVPVASFMESKKVGRKKALGVMGLLLVVTSGVTTLSFGIWDPVTSLTSYAGQNKSLFDIIVDVFYDTILPLNGLLICLFVIYRWKKENFNAELDQGAPSYKGSFFEKYVDFSVGTFIPLILFLVFINTVALKYFGKALIG from the coding sequence ATGGCAGCAGATCGCGAACAGTTTGGTTCTCGTCTCGGGTTTGTTTTGGCTGCGGCAGGGTCCGCTGTGGGTATTGGCAACATGGTGGGATTTCCAGTTGCTGCCACCAAAAATGGTGGCGGAGCATTCTTGCTCATTTATGCCGTTTTTGTGATGTTAATTTGTTTACCCGTGATGTTGGCAGAGATGTCTATTGGACGGCGAAGTCGAATGGATCCCCTCAATGCTTATGTCAAACTTAGCCAAAATCAATTGCATTGGCGGATAGCGGGATGGTTGTCAATTATTACGCCTTTTATGATCGCGGTATTTTATCTGGTCATTACCGTGTGGATCTTTGGTTACCTGTTTCAAATCGCGATGGGTAATTTAGATAAATTAGCCGATCCTTCAACATTTACTGATTTCGTAAAGTCTTCGCAGTTATTTATATACATGGTTGGTGTGTTAGCTGTGGTGTACTTAATTTTGCAAGGAGGGGTAAAACAGGGAATCGAAAAAGCCGCAAAAGTGATGATGCCCGCCTTGTTTGTCATGCTAATCGGTCTGGTTATTTTTGTACTTACCCTAGACAATGCCTTTGCTGGGGTGGAATATTATTTGGTCCCCGATTTCAGTAAAATTGATGCATCTGTGGTCAGCGCCGCATTATCTCAAGCGTTCTTTTCCTTATCTTTGGGGATGGGGATTATGATCACCTATGGTTCGTATTTAGATAGCAAAAGTGATGTACCAGGTTCGGCCAAATTCGTTGCTTTAGCGGATACAGGGGTGGCCTTCATTGCAGGCCTTTTAATTCTTCCGGCGGTATTTTCGTTTAACCCTAATACCAATACAGCAGAGTTGAGTGACTCTTCTGTAGGAATGATTTTTACCTTTTTGCCTAAGATATTTCTAGCTTTACAGGCTTCCATTGGCTACGTTGGAGCAAGTGTTGTCGCCGGTTTGTTCTTCTTACTGGTATTCTTTGCCGCCATAACCTCTTTGGTTTCAATTTTCGAAGTGCCAGTGGCATCCTTTATGGAATCGAAAAAAGTGGGCCGGAAAAAAGCGTTGGGCGTAATGGGGCTGTTATTGGTTGTGACCTCTGGGGTGACGACTCTGTCATTTGGTATTTGGGATCCCGTCACCTCATTGACGAGTTACGCAGGACAGAATAAATCCTTGTTCGACATTATTGTCGATGTTTTTTATGACACAATTTTGCCATTAAATGGATTGCTAATCTGTCTATTCGTGATTTATCGTTGGAAAAAAGAGAATTTTAATGCAGAGTTAGACCAAGGAGCTCCTAGTTACAAAGGCAGTTTCTTTGAAAAATACGTCGACTTTTCGGTGGGAACCTTTATCCCGCTAATCCTATTTTTAGTCTTTATTAATACTGTCGCACTGAAGTATTTCGGAAAAGCGCTGATTGGATAG
- a CDS encoding SDR family NAD(P)-dependent oxidoreductase, producing MQKTNALIIGSSSGIGAELVRRLCHNSHFDVVHAVSRRPDKIEHPKLCTHQLDSVDEVQVENLCKELQAYGQFSLVICCIGVLHADDITGAVRPEKRLEDVTARQLEYYFKVNTLAPMMWLKHLPMLFSKSVHSQVVFLSARVASIEDNKLGGWYGYRASKAALNMLVKTSQVEYKRRFKNVELICYHPGTVDTGLSKPFQSNVPKEKLFSVDFTVQRLLSHLQTLDFNQAPHFIDWDNQPIPW from the coding sequence ATGCAAAAAACAAATGCGCTAATTATTGGCAGTTCATCAGGTATTGGTGCCGAGCTTGTTCGTCGATTGTGTCATAACAGTCACTTTGATGTTGTCCATGCTGTATCTAGAAGACCCGATAAAATCGAACATCCAAAACTCTGCACTCATCAACTAGACAGTGTAGATGAAGTGCAAGTAGAGAACCTTTGTAAAGAGTTGCAAGCATACGGTCAATTTAGCCTGGTTATTTGTTGTATCGGCGTTCTTCATGCCGACGACATAACAGGGGCGGTGAGGCCAGAAAAAAGGCTAGAGGATGTTACAGCTAGACAATTGGAATACTACTTTAAAGTAAATACTCTGGCGCCTATGATGTGGTTAAAACACCTGCCTATGCTTTTTTCTAAATCGGTTCATTCTCAAGTGGTTTTTTTATCGGCTCGAGTAGCCAGTATAGAAGATAATAAACTGGGAGGTTGGTACGGTTACCGAGCCAGTAAAGCCGCGTTAAACATGCTCGTGAAAACTAGTCAGGTGGAATACAAACGTCGATTTAAAAACGTAGAACTTATCTGTTATCACCCAGGTACAGTAGATACGGGGTTGTCTAAACCTTTTCAATCCAATGTGCCAAAGGAAAAGTTATTTAGTGTGGATTTTACTGTGCAAAGACTACTATCACACCTGCAAACATTAGACTTCAACCAAGCTCCGCATTTTATTGATTGGGATAATCAACCGATTCCATGGTGA
- the msrA gene encoding peptide-methionine (S)-S-oxide reductase MsrA — translation MANIQQATLAGGCFWCIESAFNSVDGIQSAYSGYAAGHIDNPTYEQVCSGSTGHAEVVRVNFDADKISFRDVLEIFFSLHNPTQLNRQGNDVGSQYRSAIFYHNDEQKKLAEEIIAEIEEQKIWPDPVVTEVTEINNYYQAEDYHQDYFTNNPQNQYCNMVVAPKLAKFKKNFASRLK, via the coding sequence ATGGCAAATATTCAACAAGCAACCCTAGCAGGCGGCTGTTTCTGGTGTATTGAATCAGCATTCAACTCTGTTGATGGCATCCAATCAGCTTATTCAGGTTATGCTGCAGGTCACATTGATAATCCAACTTATGAGCAAGTTTGCAGTGGCTCAACGGGCCATGCTGAAGTGGTGAGAGTCAATTTTGATGCGGATAAAATTTCGTTTCGAGATGTATTGGAAATATTCTTTTCTTTGCACAACCCCACCCAATTAAATAGACAAGGCAATGATGTAGGCAGCCAATATAGAAGTGCTATTTTTTATCATAATGATGAACAGAAGAAATTAGCCGAAGAGATTATCGCGGAAATTGAAGAGCAAAAGATCTGGCCAGACCCTGTCGTTACCGAAGTCACGGAAATCAACAATTATTACCAAGCCGAAGATTATCATCAGGATTATTTCACTAACAACCCACAGAACCAGTATTGCAATATGGTCGTGGCCCCTAAATTAGCGAAATTTAAAAAGAACTTTGCCAGTCGATTGAAATGA
- a CDS encoding alkaline phosphatase D family protein: MVKSRLSQHPPKELPPIIAGPILRAIDETSITLWMLVSHKYEFDAKVWTKESDILYHQNIDEHSNIVRVGKNAFIYVTTLALSESLTEATRYFYDITLTDNQGIRKTLQELMPDIVYNQQSSPSFFFNRQINNVLHGSCRKPHHNSKDGMLSIDQALEQSFADEASAPDLLILSGDQAYIDDVAGPTLFAINQVIEYLGLFQEELSGATIDSSKQLPTDENCYYQRPTLLPDNDTTENVMSYFFKGKKKPIFTSVNANNHLISFAEVIGMYALIWSPEMWRFSKLEADNIAPQYQATYAEELHWVEEFKQGLPKVRRAMAHIPVYMIFDDHDITDDWNLTRGWEEAVYNNAFAKRIVGNALIGYWLCQGWGNDVTKLSPLTEKLLPFFSDSGIEQHDQVIDILLHWDQWHYTLNTHPKIVVLDTRTQRWRSESSLSKPSGLMDWEALCDLQQELIDQPAVIMVSAAPIFGVKLIETIQRIFTFFGRALMVDAENWMAHKGTASVILNIFRHYKTPPNFVILSGDVHYSFVYDITLKFRRNSPHITQITSSGIKNEFPEKLISWLDRLNQILFGPKSPLNWFTQRRNMTIRHRRPSNQQIRTLLNGAGIGQLKVNDDCTEVEASVLLANGEQVTFIKKD, from the coding sequence TTGGTAAAATCAAGACTTTCTCAACATCCTCCCAAAGAATTGCCCCCGATTATTGCGGGACCTATTCTTCGTGCAATTGATGAAACTAGTATTACATTGTGGATGCTAGTTAGTCACAAATACGAATTCGATGCTAAAGTCTGGACCAAAGAGTCTGATATCTTATATCACCAGAATATTGACGAACACTCAAATATCGTCAGAGTAGGCAAAAATGCGTTCATTTACGTCACTACCTTAGCACTTTCTGAATCGTTAACGGAAGCGACCCGCTATTTTTACGACATTACCCTTACCGATAACCAAGGCATTCGTAAAACCTTGCAAGAATTGATGCCTGACATAGTGTATAACCAGCAAAGCTCTCCGAGTTTCTTTTTTAATAGGCAAATCAATAACGTCTTACATGGCTCCTGCCGTAAACCTCATCACAATAGTAAGGATGGGATGCTATCTATTGATCAGGCTTTGGAACAGTCATTTGCAGATGAAGCCTCAGCACCCGATTTACTCATATTATCTGGCGATCAGGCTTATATTGATGATGTGGCAGGCCCGACTTTATTCGCTATTAACCAAGTTATTGAGTATTTAGGTTTATTCCAAGAAGAACTGTCAGGGGCGACAATAGATAGTAGTAAGCAATTACCAACTGATGAAAATTGTTATTACCAACGCCCTACTTTGTTACCTGACAATGATACAACTGAAAACGTAATGTCTTACTTTTTCAAGGGTAAAAAGAAACCGATATTTACTTCGGTAAATGCAAATAACCATTTGATAAGCTTCGCAGAAGTAATAGGTATGTACGCGCTAATATGGTCTCCTGAAATGTGGCGTTTTAGCAAACTTGAAGCAGACAATATCGCCCCTCAATATCAAGCTACCTACGCAGAAGAATTGCATTGGGTAGAAGAATTTAAACAGGGGTTACCTAAAGTGCGCCGAGCAATGGCGCATATTCCTGTGTATATGATATTCGACGACCATGACATTACCGACGATTGGAACTTAACCCGAGGTTGGGAGGAAGCGGTTTATAATAATGCGTTTGCTAAACGCATTGTTGGTAATGCCTTAATTGGATATTGGCTGTGCCAAGGTTGGGGCAATGATGTAACAAAACTTTCTCCGCTCACAGAAAAATTACTGCCTTTTTTCAGCGATAGTGGTATCGAACAACATGATCAGGTTATTGATATTTTGCTGCACTGGGACCAATGGCATTATACCTTGAACACTCACCCGAAAATTGTTGTGTTAGACACGCGGACTCAGCGTTGGCGCTCGGAATCAAGTTTAAGTAAACCTTCAGGATTGATGGACTGGGAAGCGTTATGCGACTTACAACAAGAGTTGATCGATCAACCCGCTGTTATTATGGTTTCCGCAGCACCGATATTCGGTGTTAAACTGATTGAGACCATTCAGCGCATTTTTACCTTTTTTGGTCGAGCATTAATGGTTGATGCGGAAAACTGGATGGCGCACAAAGGCACTGCGAGTGTGATTCTTAATATTTTTCGGCATTACAAAACGCCCCCCAATTTTGTGATCTTATCTGGTGACGTACATTATTCCTTTGTCTACGACATAACCCTAAAATTCAGGCGCAACAGTCCCCACATCACTCAGATAACCAGTAGCGGTATTAAAAACGAGTTTCCAGAAAAATTAATAAGTTGGTTGGATAGACTGAATCAGATTTTATTCGGTCCAAAGTCACCGTTGAACTGGTTCACGCAACGTCGCAACATGACTATTCGCCATCGCCGCCCTAGCAACCAACAAATAAGAACGCTTCTAAACGGAGCGGGAATAGGCCAATTGAAAGTAAACGACGATTGCACCGAAGTAGAAGCCTCTGTTCTATTAGCAAATGGTGAGCAAGTCACTTTTATCAAAAAAGATTGA
- the fldB gene encoding flavodoxin FldB, translating into MSENALNIGLFFGSTTCYTEMAAEKIQSEINELFDAPVVQLFNIKDVALSKAQSFDILLFGISTWDFGELQEDWESTWDDIKSLNLKGKTVALFGLGDQIGYADWFQDALGMLHDELAVLECEFIGYWPNQGYEFNHSKGLTADKSHFVGLSLDDENQYDLSEQRISQWCEQLLTEIPLS; encoded by the coding sequence ATGTCAGAAAACGCCCTAAACATTGGTTTATTTTTCGGTTCTACCACCTGTTATACAGAAATGGCCGCAGAAAAAATCCAATCAGAAATCAACGAACTTTTCGATGCCCCTGTTGTTCAACTATTTAATATAAAAGACGTAGCATTGAGCAAAGCACAATCATTCGACATATTGTTGTTCGGCATTTCCACATGGGATTTTGGTGAATTGCAGGAAGATTGGGAGTCGACTTGGGATGATATTAAAAGCCTGAACTTAAAAGGAAAAACCGTTGCCTTGTTCGGATTAGGAGACCAAATTGGTTATGCCGACTGGTTTCAGGATGCGCTAGGAATGTTACACGACGAGTTAGCAGTGCTTGAGTGTGAATTTATAGGCTATTGGCCCAATCAAGGATATGAGTTTAATCATTCCAAAGGACTGACTGCAGATAAAAGTCATTTTGTTGGATTATCATTAGATGATGAAAACCAATACGACTTAAGCGAACAACGTATCAGTCAATGGTGTGAACAACTGCTGACTGAAATTCCACTAAGCTAG
- a CDS encoding CLCA_X family protein, protein MSDIIPRIQRPFYRNGAEHRAGADVSFGDIRKIFGFKTIQIGKWVTQSEQQLAANLFFDALCDLMDILQVNEQVISLNGTLSLAFGIGGQKHSSAHYHAPKRQLSLAKNAGGGALAHEWFHGFDHYISAKMYSTNLPHAFASSLWLEDAIMHSHPLNQTLSNWFQTLFLDSNGIEPSEYVTRCVQADKSMQLYYFAQPQEMAARAFEAAIQDQSVKNAFLVQGTKQTVEAQVGIYPIEKHRLESNASVLKYFRILGKALN, encoded by the coding sequence ATGTCGGATATTATCCCTAGAATTCAGCGACCTTTTTATCGAAACGGTGCAGAGCATCGGGCGGGAGCGGACGTAAGTTTTGGAGATATTCGTAAAATTTTCGGTTTCAAGACGATTCAAATCGGAAAATGGGTAACCCAATCTGAGCAACAGTTAGCGGCTAACCTATTTTTCGATGCGCTGTGTGACTTAATGGACATCTTGCAAGTCAATGAGCAAGTCATTTCCCTCAATGGTACTTTGTCACTGGCTTTTGGGATTGGCGGACAAAAGCACAGTAGCGCACATTATCATGCACCTAAGAGACAACTATCCTTAGCTAAAAATGCAGGTGGCGGCGCCCTAGCCCATGAGTGGTTCCATGGTTTCGATCATTACATTAGCGCTAAAATGTATTCCACAAACCTACCCCATGCATTTGCCTCTAGTCTTTGGTTAGAAGATGCCATAATGCATTCACATCCTTTAAACCAAACCCTCTCGAATTGGTTTCAAACCTTATTTTTAGACAGTAATGGAATCGAGCCCAGCGAATATGTCACACGCTGCGTACAAGCAGATAAAAGCATGCAACTGTATTATTTCGCTCAACCACAAGAGATGGCTGCAAGGGCGTTTGAAGCAGCTATTCAGGATCAAAGCGTTAAAAATGCATTCCTAGTGCAAGGCACAAAACAAACTGTAGAAGCACAAGTAGGAATATATCCGATTGAAAAACATAGGTTAGAAAGTAACGCTAGTGTACTGAAATATTTTAGAATTTTGGGGAAAGCGCTCAATTAA
- a CDS encoding biopolymer transporter ExbD, protein MRKKKHGSADDEAQIDMTPMLDIVFIMLIFFIVTTSFVKEAGLMANRPKAPDAPPPPSNAKTLAIRIDQQGTIVMDNREVDIRRVVANIQSFLAENNTDSAAIQAHSKTKHGIVVEVMNQAKEAGIDKVSILVKDS, encoded by the coding sequence ATGAGAAAGAAAAAGCACGGCTCCGCTGATGACGAAGCTCAAATTGATATGACCCCCATGCTAGACATCGTTTTTATTATGTTGATTTTCTTCATTGTAACGACGTCTTTTGTGAAAGAAGCTGGCTTGATGGCTAATCGTCCAAAGGCTCCAGATGCGCCGCCGCCGCCAAGTAATGCAAAAACATTGGCGATACGAATTGATCAGCAAGGTACCATTGTAATGGATAACCGTGAAGTTGATATCCGTCGTGTTGTGGCAAACATCCAAAGCTTTTTAGCAGAGAATAATACTGATTCTGCAGCGATCCAGGCTCATTCAAAAACCAAGCACGGTATCGTGGTTGAAGTAATGAACCAAGCCAAAGAAGCAGGAATAGACAAAGTGTCAATTCTTGTTAAAGACAGCTGA